A single region of the Sphaeramia orbicularis chromosome 6, fSphaOr1.1, whole genome shotgun sequence genome encodes:
- the tph1a gene encoding tryptophan 5-hydroxylase 1a isoform X4, with translation MYSNKLEGPRRGRSFDSMNIGFEEKLLNNEINKSTFTKIEENTEKKNTSEKERATIIFSLKNEENHVNLVHIESRKSKRRNSEFEIFVDCDSNHEKLNEIIQLLRKHVNVVDMEPPDNSCLLEEEMYNVPWFPKKISDLDKCANRVLMYGSELDADHPQGFKDNVYRKRRKYFADLAMAYKHGDPIPRIEFTEEEVKTWGVVYRELNKLYPSHACREYLKNLPLLSKYCECREDNIPQLEDVSRFLKERTGFTIRPVAGYLSPRDFLAGLAFRVFHCTQYVRHSSDPLYTPEPDTCHELLGHVPLLAEPSFAQFSQEIGLASLGASDDSVQKLATCYFFTVEFGLCKQEGQLRAYGAGLLSSISELKHALSGNARIMPFDPKVTSKQECIITTFQDVYFVSDSFEEAKVKMREFAKTIKRPFTVRYNPYTQSVDVLKDTPSINSVVEELRHELDIVGDALSRLNKQLGV, from the exons ATGTATTCAAACAAACTCGAAGGACCACGGAGGGGCAGGTCTTTTGACTCCATGAATATTGGCTTTGAGGAAAAACTACTAAACAATGAG ATAAACAAATCAACTTTCACAAAAATCGAGGAgaacactgaaaagaaaaatacatcAGAGAAAGAACGAGCGACAATAATCTTCTCCCTGAAGAATGAA gaaAACCATGTCAACCTTGTACACATAGAGTCTAGAAAATCCAAAAGACGCAACTCTGAGTTTGAAATATTTGTGGACTGCGACAGCAACCatgaaaaactgaatgaaatCATCCAGCTGCTGCGGAAGCATGTGAACGTGGTGGATATGGAGCCTCCAGATAACTCCTGTCTACTTGAGGAAG AAATGTATAACGTACCATGGTTCCCAAAGAAAATTTCAGACTTGGACAAGTGTGCTAACAGAGTCCTGATGTATGGCTCTGAGTTGGATGCTGACCATCCG CAGGGTTTCAAGGACAACGTGTACCGAAAGAGGAGAAAGTACTTTGCTGATCTTGCCATGGCCTATAAACA TGGGGATCCCATCCCCCGTATAGAATTCACAGAGGAGGAAGTGAAGACATGGGGTGTGGTGTACAGGGAGCTTAACAAGTTGTACCCGTCCCACGCCTGCCGAGAATACTTGAAGAATTTGCCACTTCTGTCCAAATACTGTGAATGTCGGGAGGACAACATCCCTCAGTTGGAGGACGTCTCACGCTTTCTCAAGG AACGTACTGGATTCACCATCAGGCCTGTGGCAGGTTATCTGTCTCCCCGGGACTTCCTTGCTGGTTTAGCCTTCCGTGTTTTCCACTGTACCCAGTATGTGCGGCACAGCTCTGACCCCTTATACACCCCAGAGCC GGACACATGCCATGAGCTGCTGGGTCATGTCCCACTGTTAGCAGAGCCCAGCTTTGCTCAGTTTTCTCAGGAGATCGGTCTTGCTTCACTTGGGGCGTCAGATGATTCAGTTCAGAAATTGGCCACA tGTTACTTCTTTACGGTGGAGTTTGGCCTATGCAAACAAGAAGGGCAGCTGCGAGCGTATGGAGCAGGTCTGCTGTCATCAATCAGTGAACTTAAG CATGCACTGTCTGGCAATGCAAGGATAATGCCTTTCGACCCCAAAGTTACATCCAAACAGGAATGCATCATCACAACATTTCAGGATGTCTACTTTGTGTCAGACAGCTTTGAGGAGGCCAAAGTCAAGATGAG GGAGTTTGCCAAGACCATCAAGCGCCCCTTCACAGTCCGGTACAACCCTTACACCCAGAGTGTGGACGTGCTTAAAGACACTCCCAGCATCAACAGTGTCGTGGAAGAGCTTCGACATGAGCTTGACATCGTCGGTGATGCGCTCAGTCGGCTCAACAAGCAGCTGGGTGTCTGA
- the saal1 gene encoding protein saal1 isoform X2 — MGTQSPVMDRNPSPPPDSDGEEAEEALDAIGDTVYSKHWLFSTLTHLINMVAEHSEEDSDGQVQLSDDDEENLCRVWDMAMDKDVAAFLQEFKATDILLGVIAKSRCPRLTEICVGILGNIACFSDTCLTLSQNEDLGAVLLLLLGDADPPTLLETSRLLLTCVSQKDACPIWLQRIRQRTVVRSNLCFIMCSSTNCDLLEKVGELVEKLFDLDEELMKSWITAQPSEEDDEGETHLDMASCLLEAAKQLRSENPNGLEVYLHALQLFTTVDEGIEIFAAADGPGKAVWDFVSEVVCEDLCQSNDLPVVLLEQKGVLVQTFAVLQALYKCQDQWSSRSDTSLPLIATLLRVLQYHTECKRYCEADAKDEQLQTLAEITAEFLAEICIQIPKDTVTDLIKTGHLTEKTCVTAAGWLHTQFKTSFQHLQSVLSEADPQMADVVRKQFPV; from the exons ATGG GGACACAGTCTCCCGTTATGGATCGTAACCCATCACCGCCCCCAGACAGTGATGGTGAAGAGGCAGAGGAAGCTCTGGATGCTATAGGAGACACTGTTTATAGCAAGCACTGGCTTTTCAGCACTCTTACCCATCTCATCAAT ATGGTCGCAGAGCATTCAGAAGAGGATTCTGATGGTCAGGTGCagctttctgatgatgatgaagagaatCTGTGCAGAGTCTGGGATATGGCTATGGATAAG GATGTAGCTGCCTTTCTGCAGGAATTCAAAGCCACAGATATCCTTCTTGGAGTGATAGCTAAGTCTCGCTGTCCACGCCTCACA GAAATTTGTGTGGGAATCCTCGGGAATATTGCTTGTTTTTCTGACACTTGTCTAACCCTCAGCCAGAATGAAGACTTAGG TGCTGTGCTGTTGCTTCTTCTTGGAGATGCAGATCCACCTACACTTCTGGAAACAAGCAG ATTACTGCTGACCTGTGTCTCGCAGAAAGATGCCTGTCCCATTTGGCTTCAACGAATACGACAACGGACAGTTGTGCGCTCCAACCTATGTTTCATCATGTGCAGCTCAACAAACT GTGACCTTCTTGAGAAGGTTGGAGAGTTGGTTGAGAAACTGTTTGACCTAGATGAAGAGCTGATGAAAAGCTGGATCACAGCTCAGCCGAGTGAGGAAGATGATGAAGGTGAAACCCATCTGGATATGGCCTCATGCCTATTGGAAGCAGCCAAGCAGCTGAG GTCAGAAAATCCTAACGGTTTAGAGGTTTATCTTCATGCTCTCCAACTCTTCACAACTGTCGATGAGGGCATTGAGATTTTTG CTGCTGCCGATGGGCCTGGCAAAGCAGTATGGGACTTCGTTAGTGAAGTTGTGTGTGAGGATCTCTGTCAGTCAAATGATCTTCCAGTTGTCTTACTAGAGCAGAAGGGCGTTTTGGTCCAGACATTTGCTGTTCTGCAGGCTCTTTATAAATGCCAGGATCAGTGGAGCAGCAGAAGTGACACAA GTTTGCCTCTTATTGCCACTCTTTTGCGAGTGCTTCAGTATCACACTGAGTGTAAAAGATACTGTGAAGCAGATGCAAAAGATGAACAACTCCAGACACTGGCGGAGATCACAGCTGAGTTTCTTGCTGAGATCTGCATTCAGATTCCCAAG GACACAGTGACTGATTTAATAAAGACAGGACATCTGACAGAGAAGACTTGTGTTACGGCTGCAGGATGGTTGCACACACAGTTTAAGACTTCA TTTCAGCACCTGCAGTCCGTGTTGTCAGAGGCTGATCCCCAAATGGCAGACGTGGTGAGGAAACAGTTTCCTGTCTGA
- the tph1a gene encoding tryptophan 5-hydroxylase 1a isoform X2, whose amino-acid sequence MYSNKLEGPRRGRSFDSMNIGFEEKLLNNEINKSTFTKIEENTEKKNTSEKERATIIFSLKNEVGGLVKALKLFQENHVNLVHIESRKSKRRNSEFEIFVDCDSNHEKLNEIIQLLRKHVNVVDMEPPDNSCLLEEEMYNVPWFPKKISDLDKCANRVLMYGSELDADHPGFKDNVYRKRRKYFADLAMAYKHGDPIPRIEFTEEEVKTWGVVYRELNKLYPSHACREYLKNLPLLSKYCECREDNIPQLEDVSRFLKERTGFTIRPVAGYLSPRDFLAGLAFRVFHCTQYVRHSSDPLYTPEPDTCHELLGHVPLLAEPSFAQFSQEIGLASLGASDDSVQKLATCYFFTVEFGLCKQEGQLRAYGAGLLSSISELKHALSGNARIMPFDPKVTSKQECIITTFQDVYFVSDSFEEAKVKMREFAKTIKRPFTVRYNPYTQSVDVLKDTPSINSVVEELRHELDIVGDALSRLNKQLGV is encoded by the exons ATGTATTCAAACAAACTCGAAGGACCACGGAGGGGCAGGTCTTTTGACTCCATGAATATTGGCTTTGAGGAAAAACTACTAAACAATGAG ATAAACAAATCAACTTTCACAAAAATCGAGGAgaacactgaaaagaaaaatacatcAGAGAAAGAACGAGCGACAATAATCTTCTCCCTGAAGAATGAAGTAGGTGGACTTGTAAAGGCGCTCAAACTCTTCCAA gaaAACCATGTCAACCTTGTACACATAGAGTCTAGAAAATCCAAAAGACGCAACTCTGAGTTTGAAATATTTGTGGACTGCGACAGCAACCatgaaaaactgaatgaaatCATCCAGCTGCTGCGGAAGCATGTGAACGTGGTGGATATGGAGCCTCCAGATAACTCCTGTCTACTTGAGGAAG AAATGTATAACGTACCATGGTTCCCAAAGAAAATTTCAGACTTGGACAAGTGTGCTAACAGAGTCCTGATGTATGGCTCTGAGTTGGATGCTGACCATCCG GGTTTCAAGGACAACGTGTACCGAAAGAGGAGAAAGTACTTTGCTGATCTTGCCATGGCCTATAAACA TGGGGATCCCATCCCCCGTATAGAATTCACAGAGGAGGAAGTGAAGACATGGGGTGTGGTGTACAGGGAGCTTAACAAGTTGTACCCGTCCCACGCCTGCCGAGAATACTTGAAGAATTTGCCACTTCTGTCCAAATACTGTGAATGTCGGGAGGACAACATCCCTCAGTTGGAGGACGTCTCACGCTTTCTCAAGG AACGTACTGGATTCACCATCAGGCCTGTGGCAGGTTATCTGTCTCCCCGGGACTTCCTTGCTGGTTTAGCCTTCCGTGTTTTCCACTGTACCCAGTATGTGCGGCACAGCTCTGACCCCTTATACACCCCAGAGCC GGACACATGCCATGAGCTGCTGGGTCATGTCCCACTGTTAGCAGAGCCCAGCTTTGCTCAGTTTTCTCAGGAGATCGGTCTTGCTTCACTTGGGGCGTCAGATGATTCAGTTCAGAAATTGGCCACA tGTTACTTCTTTACGGTGGAGTTTGGCCTATGCAAACAAGAAGGGCAGCTGCGAGCGTATGGAGCAGGTCTGCTGTCATCAATCAGTGAACTTAAG CATGCACTGTCTGGCAATGCAAGGATAATGCCTTTCGACCCCAAAGTTACATCCAAACAGGAATGCATCATCACAACATTTCAGGATGTCTACTTTGTGTCAGACAGCTTTGAGGAGGCCAAAGTCAAGATGAG GGAGTTTGCCAAGACCATCAAGCGCCCCTTCACAGTCCGGTACAACCCTTACACCCAGAGTGTGGACGTGCTTAAAGACACTCCCAGCATCAACAGTGTCGTGGAAGAGCTTCGACATGAGCTTGACATCGTCGGTGATGCGCTCAGTCGGCTCAACAAGCAGCTGGGTGTCTGA
- the saal1 gene encoding protein saal1 isoform X1, with translation MDNNSDRVDNVDNEKSSSSKGTQSPVMDRNPSPPPDSDGEEAEEALDAIGDTVYSKHWLFSTLTHLINMVAEHSEEDSDGQVQLSDDDEENLCRVWDMAMDKDVAAFLQEFKATDILLGVIAKSRCPRLTEICVGILGNIACFSDTCLTLSQNEDLGAVLLLLLGDADPPTLLETSRLLLTCVSQKDACPIWLQRIRQRTVVRSNLCFIMCSSTNCDLLEKVGELVEKLFDLDEELMKSWITAQPSEEDDEGETHLDMASCLLEAAKQLRSENPNGLEVYLHALQLFTTVDEGIEIFAAADGPGKAVWDFVSEVVCEDLCQSNDLPVVLLEQKGVLVQTFAVLQALYKCQDQWSSRSDTSLPLIATLLRVLQYHTECKRYCEADAKDEQLQTLAEITAEFLAEICIQIPKDTVTDLIKTGHLTEKTCVTAAGWLHTQFKTSFQHLQSVLSEADPQMADVVRKQFPV, from the exons ATGG ACAACAATAGTGACAGAGTGGATAATGTGGACAATGAGAAATCCTCTTCTTCAAAAGGGACACAGTCTCCCGTTATGGATCGTAACCCATCACCGCCCCCAGACAGTGATGGTGAAGAGGCAGAGGAAGCTCTGGATGCTATAGGAGACACTGTTTATAGCAAGCACTGGCTTTTCAGCACTCTTACCCATCTCATCAAT ATGGTCGCAGAGCATTCAGAAGAGGATTCTGATGGTCAGGTGCagctttctgatgatgatgaagagaatCTGTGCAGAGTCTGGGATATGGCTATGGATAAG GATGTAGCTGCCTTTCTGCAGGAATTCAAAGCCACAGATATCCTTCTTGGAGTGATAGCTAAGTCTCGCTGTCCACGCCTCACA GAAATTTGTGTGGGAATCCTCGGGAATATTGCTTGTTTTTCTGACACTTGTCTAACCCTCAGCCAGAATGAAGACTTAGG TGCTGTGCTGTTGCTTCTTCTTGGAGATGCAGATCCACCTACACTTCTGGAAACAAGCAG ATTACTGCTGACCTGTGTCTCGCAGAAAGATGCCTGTCCCATTTGGCTTCAACGAATACGACAACGGACAGTTGTGCGCTCCAACCTATGTTTCATCATGTGCAGCTCAACAAACT GTGACCTTCTTGAGAAGGTTGGAGAGTTGGTTGAGAAACTGTTTGACCTAGATGAAGAGCTGATGAAAAGCTGGATCACAGCTCAGCCGAGTGAGGAAGATGATGAAGGTGAAACCCATCTGGATATGGCCTCATGCCTATTGGAAGCAGCCAAGCAGCTGAG GTCAGAAAATCCTAACGGTTTAGAGGTTTATCTTCATGCTCTCCAACTCTTCACAACTGTCGATGAGGGCATTGAGATTTTTG CTGCTGCCGATGGGCCTGGCAAAGCAGTATGGGACTTCGTTAGTGAAGTTGTGTGTGAGGATCTCTGTCAGTCAAATGATCTTCCAGTTGTCTTACTAGAGCAGAAGGGCGTTTTGGTCCAGACATTTGCTGTTCTGCAGGCTCTTTATAAATGCCAGGATCAGTGGAGCAGCAGAAGTGACACAA GTTTGCCTCTTATTGCCACTCTTTTGCGAGTGCTTCAGTATCACACTGAGTGTAAAAGATACTGTGAAGCAGATGCAAAAGATGAACAACTCCAGACACTGGCGGAGATCACAGCTGAGTTTCTTGCTGAGATCTGCATTCAGATTCCCAAG GACACAGTGACTGATTTAATAAAGACAGGACATCTGACAGAGAAGACTTGTGTTACGGCTGCAGGATGGTTGCACACACAGTTTAAGACTTCA TTTCAGCACCTGCAGTCCGTGTTGTCAGAGGCTGATCCCCAAATGGCAGACGTGGTGAGGAAACAGTTTCCTGTCTGA
- the tph1a gene encoding tryptophan 5-hydroxylase 1a isoform X1, whose amino-acid sequence MYSNKLEGPRRGRSFDSMNIGFEEKLLNNEINKSTFTKIEENTEKKNTSEKERATIIFSLKNEVGGLVKALKLFQENHVNLVHIESRKSKRRNSEFEIFVDCDSNHEKLNEIIQLLRKHVNVVDMEPPDNSCLLEEEMYNVPWFPKKISDLDKCANRVLMYGSELDADHPQGFKDNVYRKRRKYFADLAMAYKHGDPIPRIEFTEEEVKTWGVVYRELNKLYPSHACREYLKNLPLLSKYCECREDNIPQLEDVSRFLKERTGFTIRPVAGYLSPRDFLAGLAFRVFHCTQYVRHSSDPLYTPEPDTCHELLGHVPLLAEPSFAQFSQEIGLASLGASDDSVQKLATCYFFTVEFGLCKQEGQLRAYGAGLLSSISELKHALSGNARIMPFDPKVTSKQECIITTFQDVYFVSDSFEEAKVKMREFAKTIKRPFTVRYNPYTQSVDVLKDTPSINSVVEELRHELDIVGDALSRLNKQLGV is encoded by the exons ATGTATTCAAACAAACTCGAAGGACCACGGAGGGGCAGGTCTTTTGACTCCATGAATATTGGCTTTGAGGAAAAACTACTAAACAATGAG ATAAACAAATCAACTTTCACAAAAATCGAGGAgaacactgaaaagaaaaatacatcAGAGAAAGAACGAGCGACAATAATCTTCTCCCTGAAGAATGAAGTAGGTGGACTTGTAAAGGCGCTCAAACTCTTCCAA gaaAACCATGTCAACCTTGTACACATAGAGTCTAGAAAATCCAAAAGACGCAACTCTGAGTTTGAAATATTTGTGGACTGCGACAGCAACCatgaaaaactgaatgaaatCATCCAGCTGCTGCGGAAGCATGTGAACGTGGTGGATATGGAGCCTCCAGATAACTCCTGTCTACTTGAGGAAG AAATGTATAACGTACCATGGTTCCCAAAGAAAATTTCAGACTTGGACAAGTGTGCTAACAGAGTCCTGATGTATGGCTCTGAGTTGGATGCTGACCATCCG CAGGGTTTCAAGGACAACGTGTACCGAAAGAGGAGAAAGTACTTTGCTGATCTTGCCATGGCCTATAAACA TGGGGATCCCATCCCCCGTATAGAATTCACAGAGGAGGAAGTGAAGACATGGGGTGTGGTGTACAGGGAGCTTAACAAGTTGTACCCGTCCCACGCCTGCCGAGAATACTTGAAGAATTTGCCACTTCTGTCCAAATACTGTGAATGTCGGGAGGACAACATCCCTCAGTTGGAGGACGTCTCACGCTTTCTCAAGG AACGTACTGGATTCACCATCAGGCCTGTGGCAGGTTATCTGTCTCCCCGGGACTTCCTTGCTGGTTTAGCCTTCCGTGTTTTCCACTGTACCCAGTATGTGCGGCACAGCTCTGACCCCTTATACACCCCAGAGCC GGACACATGCCATGAGCTGCTGGGTCATGTCCCACTGTTAGCAGAGCCCAGCTTTGCTCAGTTTTCTCAGGAGATCGGTCTTGCTTCACTTGGGGCGTCAGATGATTCAGTTCAGAAATTGGCCACA tGTTACTTCTTTACGGTGGAGTTTGGCCTATGCAAACAAGAAGGGCAGCTGCGAGCGTATGGAGCAGGTCTGCTGTCATCAATCAGTGAACTTAAG CATGCACTGTCTGGCAATGCAAGGATAATGCCTTTCGACCCCAAAGTTACATCCAAACAGGAATGCATCATCACAACATTTCAGGATGTCTACTTTGTGTCAGACAGCTTTGAGGAGGCCAAAGTCAAGATGAG GGAGTTTGCCAAGACCATCAAGCGCCCCTTCACAGTCCGGTACAACCCTTACACCCAGAGTGTGGACGTGCTTAAAGACACTCCCAGCATCAACAGTGTCGTGGAAGAGCTTCGACATGAGCTTGACATCGTCGGTGATGCGCTCAGTCGGCTCAACAAGCAGCTGGGTGTCTGA
- the tph1a gene encoding tryptophan 5-hydroxylase 1a isoform X3, whose translation MLSGILPTRVHRKLVFRGVYTMLEGRNMINKSTFTKIEENTEKKNTSEKERATIIFSLKNEVGGLVKALKLFQENHVNLVHIESRKSKRRNSEFEIFVDCDSNHEKLNEIIQLLRKHVNVVDMEPPDNSCLLEEEMYNVPWFPKKISDLDKCANRVLMYGSELDADHPQGFKDNVYRKRRKYFADLAMAYKHGDPIPRIEFTEEEVKTWGVVYRELNKLYPSHACREYLKNLPLLSKYCECREDNIPQLEDVSRFLKERTGFTIRPVAGYLSPRDFLAGLAFRVFHCTQYVRHSSDPLYTPEPDTCHELLGHVPLLAEPSFAQFSQEIGLASLGASDDSVQKLATCYFFTVEFGLCKQEGQLRAYGAGLLSSISELKHALSGNARIMPFDPKVTSKQECIITTFQDVYFVSDSFEEAKVKMREFAKTIKRPFTVRYNPYTQSVDVLKDTPSINSVVEELRHELDIVGDALSRLNKQLGV comes from the exons ATGCTTTCAGGGATACTACCGACAAGAGTCCACAGAAAACTGGTCTTCCGCGGTGTCTACACAATGCTTGAAGGGCGGAATATG ATAAACAAATCAACTTTCACAAAAATCGAGGAgaacactgaaaagaaaaatacatcAGAGAAAGAACGAGCGACAATAATCTTCTCCCTGAAGAATGAAGTAGGTGGACTTGTAAAGGCGCTCAAACTCTTCCAA gaaAACCATGTCAACCTTGTACACATAGAGTCTAGAAAATCCAAAAGACGCAACTCTGAGTTTGAAATATTTGTGGACTGCGACAGCAACCatgaaaaactgaatgaaatCATCCAGCTGCTGCGGAAGCATGTGAACGTGGTGGATATGGAGCCTCCAGATAACTCCTGTCTACTTGAGGAAG AAATGTATAACGTACCATGGTTCCCAAAGAAAATTTCAGACTTGGACAAGTGTGCTAACAGAGTCCTGATGTATGGCTCTGAGTTGGATGCTGACCATCCG CAGGGTTTCAAGGACAACGTGTACCGAAAGAGGAGAAAGTACTTTGCTGATCTTGCCATGGCCTATAAACA TGGGGATCCCATCCCCCGTATAGAATTCACAGAGGAGGAAGTGAAGACATGGGGTGTGGTGTACAGGGAGCTTAACAAGTTGTACCCGTCCCACGCCTGCCGAGAATACTTGAAGAATTTGCCACTTCTGTCCAAATACTGTGAATGTCGGGAGGACAACATCCCTCAGTTGGAGGACGTCTCACGCTTTCTCAAGG AACGTACTGGATTCACCATCAGGCCTGTGGCAGGTTATCTGTCTCCCCGGGACTTCCTTGCTGGTTTAGCCTTCCGTGTTTTCCACTGTACCCAGTATGTGCGGCACAGCTCTGACCCCTTATACACCCCAGAGCC GGACACATGCCATGAGCTGCTGGGTCATGTCCCACTGTTAGCAGAGCCCAGCTTTGCTCAGTTTTCTCAGGAGATCGGTCTTGCTTCACTTGGGGCGTCAGATGATTCAGTTCAGAAATTGGCCACA tGTTACTTCTTTACGGTGGAGTTTGGCCTATGCAAACAAGAAGGGCAGCTGCGAGCGTATGGAGCAGGTCTGCTGTCATCAATCAGTGAACTTAAG CATGCACTGTCTGGCAATGCAAGGATAATGCCTTTCGACCCCAAAGTTACATCCAAACAGGAATGCATCATCACAACATTTCAGGATGTCTACTTTGTGTCAGACAGCTTTGAGGAGGCCAAAGTCAAGATGAG GGAGTTTGCCAAGACCATCAAGCGCCCCTTCACAGTCCGGTACAACCCTTACACCCAGAGTGTGGACGTGCTTAAAGACACTCCCAGCATCAACAGTGTCGTGGAAGAGCTTCGACATGAGCTTGACATCGTCGGTGATGCGCTCAGTCGGCTCAACAAGCAGCTGGGTGTCTGA
- the tph1a gene encoding tryptophan 5-hydroxylase 1a isoform X5: MLSGILPTRVHRKLVFRGVYTMLEGRNMINKSTFTKIEENTEKKNTSEKERATIIFSLKNEENHVNLVHIESRKSKRRNSEFEIFVDCDSNHEKLNEIIQLLRKHVNVVDMEPPDNSCLLEEEMYNVPWFPKKISDLDKCANRVLMYGSELDADHPQGFKDNVYRKRRKYFADLAMAYKHGDPIPRIEFTEEEVKTWGVVYRELNKLYPSHACREYLKNLPLLSKYCECREDNIPQLEDVSRFLKERTGFTIRPVAGYLSPRDFLAGLAFRVFHCTQYVRHSSDPLYTPEPDTCHELLGHVPLLAEPSFAQFSQEIGLASLGASDDSVQKLATCYFFTVEFGLCKQEGQLRAYGAGLLSSISELKHALSGNARIMPFDPKVTSKQECIITTFQDVYFVSDSFEEAKVKMREFAKTIKRPFTVRYNPYTQSVDVLKDTPSINSVVEELRHELDIVGDALSRLNKQLGV; encoded by the exons ATGCTTTCAGGGATACTACCGACAAGAGTCCACAGAAAACTGGTCTTCCGCGGTGTCTACACAATGCTTGAAGGGCGGAATATG ATAAACAAATCAACTTTCACAAAAATCGAGGAgaacactgaaaagaaaaatacatcAGAGAAAGAACGAGCGACAATAATCTTCTCCCTGAAGAATGAA gaaAACCATGTCAACCTTGTACACATAGAGTCTAGAAAATCCAAAAGACGCAACTCTGAGTTTGAAATATTTGTGGACTGCGACAGCAACCatgaaaaactgaatgaaatCATCCAGCTGCTGCGGAAGCATGTGAACGTGGTGGATATGGAGCCTCCAGATAACTCCTGTCTACTTGAGGAAG AAATGTATAACGTACCATGGTTCCCAAAGAAAATTTCAGACTTGGACAAGTGTGCTAACAGAGTCCTGATGTATGGCTCTGAGTTGGATGCTGACCATCCG CAGGGTTTCAAGGACAACGTGTACCGAAAGAGGAGAAAGTACTTTGCTGATCTTGCCATGGCCTATAAACA TGGGGATCCCATCCCCCGTATAGAATTCACAGAGGAGGAAGTGAAGACATGGGGTGTGGTGTACAGGGAGCTTAACAAGTTGTACCCGTCCCACGCCTGCCGAGAATACTTGAAGAATTTGCCACTTCTGTCCAAATACTGTGAATGTCGGGAGGACAACATCCCTCAGTTGGAGGACGTCTCACGCTTTCTCAAGG AACGTACTGGATTCACCATCAGGCCTGTGGCAGGTTATCTGTCTCCCCGGGACTTCCTTGCTGGTTTAGCCTTCCGTGTTTTCCACTGTACCCAGTATGTGCGGCACAGCTCTGACCCCTTATACACCCCAGAGCC GGACACATGCCATGAGCTGCTGGGTCATGTCCCACTGTTAGCAGAGCCCAGCTTTGCTCAGTTTTCTCAGGAGATCGGTCTTGCTTCACTTGGGGCGTCAGATGATTCAGTTCAGAAATTGGCCACA tGTTACTTCTTTACGGTGGAGTTTGGCCTATGCAAACAAGAAGGGCAGCTGCGAGCGTATGGAGCAGGTCTGCTGTCATCAATCAGTGAACTTAAG CATGCACTGTCTGGCAATGCAAGGATAATGCCTTTCGACCCCAAAGTTACATCCAAACAGGAATGCATCATCACAACATTTCAGGATGTCTACTTTGTGTCAGACAGCTTTGAGGAGGCCAAAGTCAAGATGAG GGAGTTTGCCAAGACCATCAAGCGCCCCTTCACAGTCCGGTACAACCCTTACACCCAGAGTGTGGACGTGCTTAAAGACACTCCCAGCATCAACAGTGTCGTGGAAGAGCTTCGACATGAGCTTGACATCGTCGGTGATGCGCTCAGTCGGCTCAACAAGCAGCTGGGTGTCTGA